A stretch of the Azorhizobium caulinodans ORS 571 genome encodes the following:
- the tsaD gene encoding tRNA (adenosine(37)-N6)-threonylcarbamoyltransferase complex transferase subunit TsaD: MPIRTLRRRESVADLLVLGIETTCDETAASVVSRSPSGAGDILSNVVRSQIEDHSPYGGVVPEIAARAHVEVLDHVIAQAMADAGVAFSDLSGIAAAAGPGLIGGVIVGLTTAKSISLAARRPLVAVNHLEAHALTARLTDGVAFPYLLLLVSGGHTQLLAVEDVGKYRRIGTTLDDAIGEAFDKVAKMLSLPYPGGPEVERQAALGDPQRFAFPRPMAGRREPDFSLSGLKTAVRLEADRLAPLSDQDVADLCASFQAAVVDVIMDRVKAGARFFRERLGSGPTALVVAGGVAANGAIRNALNKTASDIGTRLAVPPPVLCTDNGAMIAWAGAERLSRGLTDPLDLSPRARWPLDPAPITPRA; encoded by the coding sequence ATGCCCATCCGGACCTTGAGGAGGCGAGAGAGCGTGGCTGATCTTCTGGTGCTCGGCATTGAGACCACGTGCGACGAGACCGCAGCATCGGTGGTGTCGCGCTCGCCGTCCGGCGCGGGCGACATCCTCTCCAACGTGGTGCGCTCGCAGATCGAGGACCACTCGCCTTATGGCGGCGTGGTGCCCGAGATTGCCGCGCGCGCCCATGTGGAGGTGCTGGACCATGTGATCGCCCAGGCCATGGCGGACGCGGGTGTCGCCTTCTCCGACCTTTCCGGCATCGCCGCCGCCGCCGGCCCCGGCCTCATCGGTGGGGTCATCGTGGGCCTGACCACCGCCAAGTCCATCTCGCTCGCCGCCCGCCGACCTCTGGTGGCGGTGAACCATCTGGAAGCCCATGCACTCACCGCCCGCCTTACCGATGGCGTGGCCTTTCCCTATCTGCTGCTGCTGGTCTCCGGCGGCCACACCCAGCTTCTGGCCGTCGAGGATGTGGGCAAGTATCGCCGCATCGGCACCACGCTGGACGACGCCATTGGCGAGGCCTTCGACAAGGTGGCGAAGATGCTGAGCCTGCCGTACCCCGGCGGGCCGGAGGTGGAGCGGCAGGCGGCCCTCGGCGATCCCCAGCGCTTCGCTTTTCCCCGCCCCATGGCCGGCCGGCGCGAGCCGGATTTCTCGCTCTCCGGCCTCAAGACCGCCGTGCGGCTGGAGGCGGATCGCCTCGCCCCGCTCTCCGATCAGGACGTGGCCGACCTCTGCGCCAGCTTCCAGGCGGCGGTGGTGGATGTGATCATGGACCGGGTGAAGGCCGGCGCCCGCTTCTTCCGCGAGCGGCTCGGCTCCGGGCCCACCGCGCTTGTGGTGGCGGGCGGCGTCGCGGCCAATGGCGCCATCCGCAACGCCCTCAATAAGACCGCGTCCGACATCGGCACCCGGCTTGCCGTGCCGCCACCCGTCCTGTGCACGGACAACGGGGCGATGATCGCCTGGGCCGGGGCCGAGCGCCTGTCGCGTGGCCTCACCGATCCGCTGGACCTGAGTCCGCGCGCCCGCTGGCCGCTCGATCCCGCGCCCATCACGCCCCGCGCCTGA
- a CDS encoding NAD(P)H-dependent glycerol-3-phosphate dehydrogenase has product MSAFDRIGVVGAGAWGTALANVAARAGRAVKLWSRDPAQVAEMAARRENARGLPGIALEAGVTPTADLREAAACEAVLLVVPAQVCRAVSGELAPLLAAGTPLVSCAKGIERGTAAFMTDVIRAAAPAARPMVLSGPSFADDVARGLPTAVTLAGEDGALAETLAAALGSSTFRLYHSSDVRGVEIGGAAKNVLAIAAGIVAGRRLGASAGAALTARGFAELQRFGRAFGAQPDTLTGLSGLGDLILTAGGPQSRNFAFGLALGQTGEVPQGGKLAEGAFTASALVAMAAGRGVEMPICAAVDAVLSGRLSVDGAIEALMARPQRAEA; this is encoded by the coding sequence ATGAGTGCGTTCGACCGCATCGGTGTCGTGGGCGCGGGCGCCTGGGGCACCGCGCTCGCCAATGTGGCGGCCCGCGCCGGCCGCGCCGTGAAGCTGTGGAGCCGCGATCCCGCGCAGGTGGCCGAGATGGCGGCCCGGCGCGAGAATGCGCGCGGCCTGCCGGGCATTGCGCTGGAGGCGGGCGTCACGCCCACCGCCGATCTGCGCGAGGCGGCCGCCTGTGAAGCCGTGCTGCTGGTGGTGCCGGCGCAGGTGTGCCGGGCGGTGTCCGGCGAACTGGCGCCGCTGCTTGCGGCGGGCACGCCGCTCGTCTCCTGCGCCAAGGGCATCGAGCGCGGCACCGCCGCCTTCATGACCGACGTGATCCGCGCCGCCGCTCCCGCCGCCCGGCCCATGGTGCTCTCCGGCCCAAGCTTCGCGGACGACGTGGCCCGCGGCCTGCCCACGGCCGTGACGCTGGCGGGAGAAGATGGCGCGCTGGCGGAAACGCTGGCGGCGGCGCTCGGCTCCTCCACCTTCCGGCTCTATCATTCCAGTGACGTGCGTGGGGTGGAGATCGGCGGCGCGGCGAAAAATGTGCTGGCCATCGCTGCCGGCATCGTCGCCGGCCGCCGGCTCGGTGCCAGCGCGGGTGCGGCGCTCACGGCGCGGGGCTTCGCGGAGCTTCAACGCTTCGGCCGGGCCTTCGGCGCGCAGCCCGATACGCTCACCGGGCTCTCCGGTCTCGGAGATCTGATTCTCACGGCGGGTGGACCGCAGTCCCGCAATTTCGCCTTCGGCCTTGCGCTGGGCCAGACGGGCGAGGTGCCGCAGGGCGGCAAGCTGGCGGAAGGCGCCTTTACGGCGAGCGCGCTGGTGGCCATGGCGGCGGGGCGGGGCGTCGAGATGCCAATCTGCGCGGCGGTGGATGCGGTGCTCTCGGGGCGCCTCTCGGTGGACGGCGCCATCGAAGCCCTGATGGCAAGGCCCCAGCGCGCAGAAGCCTGA
- a CDS encoding antibiotic biosynthesis monooxygenase family protein, producing the protein MVYELAVLRIHEGKQAEFEAAARQAIPLFQRAKGCSGMEIRHSVETPTEYHLIVKWATLENHTVDFRGSEDFQSWRALVGPFFAQPPEVQHLESTFVGF; encoded by the coding sequence ATGGTTTATGAGTTGGCGGTCCTGCGCATCCACGAGGGCAAGCAGGCTGAGTTCGAGGCCGCCGCGCGGCAGGCGATCCCGCTGTTCCAGCGCGCCAAGGGCTGCTCCGGCATGGAAATCCGCCACTCGGTGGAAACGCCCACCGAATACCACCTCATCGTGAAGTGGGCGACGCTGGAGAACCACACGGTGGATTTCCGCGGCTCCGAGGACTTCCAATCCTGGCGCGCGCTGGTCGGCCCCTTCTTCGCGCAGCCGCCGGAAGTGCAGCATCTGGAAAGCACCTTCGTCGGCTTCTGA
- a CDS encoding EVE domain-containing protein, giving the protein MAHWLYKSEPFKWSWDQQVKAGAKGTHWDGVRNHLAKQQLQAMKLGDQGFFYHSNEGKEIVGIVEVIREFYPDPSDATGKFGMVDLKAVRALKKPVTLATIKAEPRLENMALIKFSRLSVQPVTDEEWDIVLSLAEG; this is encoded by the coding sequence ATGGCCCACTGGCTCTACAAGTCCGAACCCTTCAAATGGTCCTGGGACCAGCAGGTGAAGGCGGGCGCCAAGGGCACCCACTGGGACGGCGTGCGCAACCACCTCGCCAAGCAGCAGTTGCAGGCCATGAAGCTGGGCGACCAGGGCTTCTTCTACCACTCGAACGAGGGCAAGGAGATCGTCGGCATCGTGGAGGTGATCCGTGAATTCTACCCCGACCCCTCCGATGCCACCGGCAAGTTCGGCATGGTGGACCTCAAAGCCGTGCGGGCGCTGAAGAAGCCCGTGACGCTCGCCACCATCAAGGCCGAGCCGCGCCTCGAGAACATGGCACTGATCAAGTTCTCCCGCCTCTCCGTCCAGCCGGTGACGGACGAGGAATGGGACATCGTGTTGTCACTGGCCGAGGGGTGA
- a CDS encoding Lrp/AsnC family transcriptional regulator, producing MDETLDRIDLKILRLLQANGRMSNADLAEAVAVSPATCHRRTQRLFEQGYLSGVRAQVNPHKVERGTLVMVGVVLDRSTPESFGEFERAVAKLKFVLDCHLVAGDFDYFLKIRVGDMADFNRIHAQQLIALPSVRQTRTFFVMKEVVDNAPLEF from the coding sequence ATGGACGAAACGCTCGACCGGATCGACCTCAAGATCCTGCGCCTCCTGCAGGCGAACGGGCGCATGTCCAATGCGGATCTCGCCGAGGCCGTGGCGGTGAGCCCCGCCACCTGCCACCGCCGCACCCAGCGCCTGTTCGAGCAGGGCTATCTCTCCGGCGTGCGGGCGCAGGTGAACCCGCACAAGGTGGAGCGCGGCACACTGGTGATGGTGGGCGTGGTGCTGGACCGATCGACGCCCGAAAGCTTCGGCGAGTTCGAGCGCGCGGTGGCGAAGCTGAAATTCGTGCTCGACTGCCATCTGGTGGCGGGCGACTTCGACTATTTCCTCAAGATCCGGGTGGGCGACATGGCGGACTTCAACCGCATCCACGCCCAGCAGCTCATCGCTCTGCCCAGCGTGCGCCAGACCCGCACCTTCTTCGTGATGAAAGAAGTGGTCGACAACGCGCCGCTGGAGTTTTGA
- a CDS encoding 1-aminocyclopropane-1-carboxylate deaminase encodes MNLKKFERYPLTFGPTHIEKLSRLTDHLGGKVELYAKREDCNSGLAYGGNKLRKLEYIIPDAIASNADTLVSIGGVQSNHTRMIAAVAAKIGFKCRLVQEAWVPHEDAVYDRVGNIMLSRIMGADVQMCDDGFDIGIRKSWEDAIADVKAKGGKPYPIPAGASVHKFGGLGYVGFAEEVRAQEAELGFKFDYIVVCTVTGSTHAGMLVGFAADGRARNVIGIDGSFTPAQTKAQVLEIARRTADLVELGQDLTADDVVLVEDYAYPAYGVPSEETKEAIRLAAKLEGMITDPVYEGKSMQGMIDLVKKGYFPEGSKVLYAHLGGAPALNGYAYAFRNG; translated from the coding sequence ATGAACCTCAAGAAATTCGAGCGCTATCCCCTCACCTTCGGCCCGACCCACATCGAGAAGCTCTCGCGCCTGACCGACCACCTCGGTGGCAAGGTGGAGCTCTATGCCAAGCGCGAGGACTGCAACTCCGGCCTCGCTTATGGCGGCAACAAGCTGCGCAAGCTCGAATACATCATTCCCGATGCGATCGCCTCCAATGCCGATACGCTGGTGTCCATCGGCGGCGTGCAGTCCAACCACACCCGCATGATCGCGGCAGTGGCGGCCAAGATCGGCTTCAAGTGCCGTCTGGTGCAGGAAGCCTGGGTGCCGCACGAGGACGCGGTCTATGACCGGGTGGGCAACATCATGCTCTCGCGCATCATGGGCGCGGACGTGCAGATGTGCGACGACGGCTTCGACATCGGCATCCGCAAGAGCTGGGAAGACGCCATCGCCGACGTGAAGGCCAAGGGCGGCAAGCCCTATCCGATCCCGGCGGGCGCTTCGGTGCACAAGTTCGGCGGCCTCGGCTACGTGGGCTTCGCCGAGGAAGTGCGTGCCCAGGAGGCCGAGCTCGGCTTCAAGTTCGACTATATCGTGGTGTGCACCGTCACCGGCTCCACCCATGCGGGTATGCTCGTCGGCTTTGCCGCTGACGGCCGCGCCCGCAACGTGATCGGCATCGACGGCTCCTTCACCCCCGCCCAGACCAAGGCGCAGGTGCTGGAGATCGCCCGCCGCACCGCCGATCTGGTGGAACTCGGCCAGGATCTGACCGCCGACGATGTGGTGCTGGTCGAGGACTATGCCTATCCGGCCTATGGCGTCCCCTCCGAGGAGACCAAGGAGGCGATCCGCCTCGCGGCCAAGCTCGAAGGCATGATCACGGACCCCGTTTACGAGGGCAAGTCCATGCAGGGCATGATCGATCTCGTGAAGAAGGGCTACTTCCCGGAGGGCTCCAAGGTGCTCTACGCCCACCTCGGCGGCGCCCCGGCCCTCAACGGCTACGCCTACGCCTTCCGCAACGGCTGA
- a CDS encoding NADPH-dependent F420 reductase, translating to MDIAILGAGHLARLAGARWLRAGHTVRFGLANPASADVPAGETPALPFAAAAAGARVLLLALPWWDVEGALSACAPHGGRIIIDATHPLRIGAAGPELALDAATSGAEVVQALAPDAVVFKSLNALSGPALGRISHLRPVVPVAGPETPELETVRTLIMDLGGDPRHAGDLSVAALLEAPMLVRLRLVLAGQPPEEAARTLATAA from the coding sequence ATGGACATCGCCATTCTGGGAGCAGGTCATCTGGCGCGGCTGGCCGGCGCGCGCTGGCTGCGCGCGGGGCACACCGTGCGCTTCGGCCTCGCGAACCCGGCCTCTGCCGACGTCCCGGCCGGCGAAACACCCGCCCTTCCCTTCGCGGCCGCGGCGGCCGGGGCGCGCGTGCTGCTTCTGGCCCTGCCCTGGTGGGACGTGGAGGGAGCGCTTTCCGCCTGTGCGCCCCACGGCGGCCGGATCATCATCGATGCCACGCACCCGTTGCGCATCGGCGCGGCGGGGCCTGAACTGGCCCTCGATGCCGCCACATCCGGGGCCGAGGTCGTTCAGGCGCTGGCGCCCGACGCGGTGGTCTTCAAGTCGCTCAACGCGCTCAGCGGGCCGGCGCTCGGCCGCATCTCCCACCTGCGGCCCGTGGTGCCGGTGGCCGGCCCGGAGACGCCGGAGCTCGAAACTGTGCGTACGCTCATCATGGATCTCGGCGGCGACCCGCGCCATGCCGGCGATCTCTCGGTCGCCGCCCTGCTGGAAGCGCCCATGCTGGTGCGCCTGCGCCTCGTGCTGGCGGGCCAGCCGCCGGAGGAGGCGGCACGGACGCTGGCAACCGCCGCCTGA